DNA from Ananas comosus cultivar F153 linkage group 12, ASM154086v1, whole genome shotgun sequence:
aaaaaacttttagtattaaaaatataataataaaattagtgaGAAAATATTAGCCATTAGATGAATTcggtgtaaaatttacatccaCTTTTTTTATGTCCACCATAGAGCATTACTCttcattaattctaaaaattaggatcggattttaaaaataagattgtTAAATACTCTATTGAgtcgaaaatcacttttaaattcaaattcacttTTTAAAAGCGAGGCGAAACACCCACTAGGTCTCTTTCTTATTTCCATACTAGTCTCTTTCTTATCTCCATACtagggatgtaaatggatatGGGTACCCGAATTTTATCCTATTCCAAATCAGAACGAAGCGGATTTTATCCGATGTAAATGAATATGAATTCAGGtatggatattaaaaaaaaaaaattctgacggattcgggttcggatatggatattttaaaaaatctgaacccgaacccgacccgaacccgaaaaaatttaatataatataatatatataaaaaattttaaaccattAAATCTGAATCCAAAGGCCAAAAAAGTACTTAcacttttataatataaatcaaaatacatatatctttataatccaaaccctaatattcaaaaatcaaaatcttcctattttccaaacccaaatcctaatattcaaaaatcaaaacctTTTCATTTCCCAAACCCTTCCATTTCCAAACCCTAAGGCgattggttcgagttatgtaatattacaagtatctcgacatatccaggtatcttaaatttcggcgtgagattactactgatgctatATTAGTGGGTTTGGTTTAGCGTATGTTTGGTTGTTCGTAAGTGATGGAAGtgaaaaaaatcacttttcaaaaagTGGCTTTTGTAAAAGTCACTTTTGAGTTCAAgtatttgatttcaaaaaagtggaagaaaaaaaatacaatttttatgaCTTCTATTATTTGGttctatataagaaaataaaaaaataattttttttatatgcttttttttctttgtagatgagtctctttgttttttttaaaaaaaatgtgttggttttttttttattaagaaacggtggttttttttattttttattttttattttttgtggatGGTATGGAAGAAGATTTTGGATGCGGTTCGTAAGTCGCGTAGAGTAGGCGGCCCACTTTCAACTGacttcggattttttttttgccgaagTCAAAACGTGGATTTTAGTTATAATCCACTTTATGGGTTCATTTTTCAAAAGTCACTTACatgtttacttttataatccaaacaatcaaaatAATCCCACTTCGTCAAAATACCACTTTTATTGTTTCACTTACGGgtaaccaaacatgcccttaatgtAGTAATGTAATACTGGATTGCAATATTTATAGTATTACTACGTTTGGTTtcaatctataaaatttagtaatcctgacataaaaatatagttttttttcaaaattgcccttattgtggtcatttgaatattatttttccaaaatataatttgcactagtaaattaattatattaataagaaataaaataaaacgactaaacatgaaaaaaaaaattaacgttgcaaaaaattaatttcaactcataaaaaaataaatgaaaaaaaaattattatacataatGAAGAAGTGATTAAAAAGTATGCGAAAATggcgaatggagggaaggagatcatGATGTAGGAGGACGACACAATAAAAGATGATAGGTGTTTGtgcgagagagaaagaaagagatagagagagagagagagtgcgcgcggcgtgcgagagagagagagcgagagagagtaGCGTGCCAGAGAAAGGGGGGAGGGCgttagagagagatgaaaataatgttgtTAATTGAGTTTGGGGGTGTTGCAgggtaaaatttttattttacataatatgtagtattaccgattttcagtaatgcaagatacacgacccccttctcgttaatattttcggtataattctgctcgatttgtaatactatattaacgactagattacatagtggatgaaccaaacacagtaatcTTGATAgaattgcctgtaatcctgtcaggataactcGAAGTAAAGATACCTTAATAGTTAAAACCTTAAAATAGAACTATTTCAAAACCTTCCCATTTCCTAAAACCTCAAAATAGAACTATTTCAAAACCTTCCCATTTTCTAAACCCGCTCTATCTCCAAACCTTAATAATTGAAACCTTAAAAGAGAACTAGAGAAGTGGTTGTAGACTTGTGTAATCTCTTATTCATTATTCTCTAAGAGGGTATTTTGATTTATTGTTTTCTCTCCAAGAACCACAACCTCAAACCTAAGAGAAAAAAAGgtgagaatttttttaaaaaaaaaattgaaaattgaaattgctTCTTTgatgtggtttttttttattcttcatatatgtcttttttttttcttattttttaagtttagttTTTTAGTTCTTGTAAGTTGTTTGACAATAGAActgtctttttttaaaaaaaatttaagaaattttcgttttatttttctcttaattagtattttaactTTACTCTCTTAGATCCTGTGAACTGTTGGGCaatgaaactatttttaaaaaaaaaattttaaaatttttgtttttagttttttgtataataatttttgaaatttgataaatataattttcgggtttgggttttcgCGTTTAGAAtcgggttttgggtttttggtcggattcggattcggattttcggtttcggattttggatttttaatcaggttcgggtttagatatggatttttaaaattcgtcgggttcgagttcggattcgggtttagattttgaatttgatagtcagattcagatttgaatttttaaaaatccgtcccgaatccgacccCTTGACATCCTAATCCATACTACCAAAACGTCTCTCTCCAGGCCAGAAAAAAAGAACCACATGCACCAAAAAAACCTATCAAAAGAAGCCACAAAAGTAGcactaagagagagagagagagagagagagacacacacacacacacacacaccacctTCTTGGGGAGCCCTGATGCTATTCTCCTCATGCAAACATTACGAAATTGAAGaaagcaagaagaagaagaagaagaagaagaagaagaagaagcagcagcagcagcagcagcagcagaagaagaagagcattgATAGTGCAGCTTTTCTTCATGATCAGAAATGGGGTTCCAGCGGCAGAAGCTGTATTAACAGCTCAACCAGATCCCTGAGAACAGCTCCTGATGAGAACACCACTAGAGCTGCTTCCTACTCTTCTTGTTCCCCTGCGAACTCAGCAGCAACCATCACTACCAGTTGTTCTTTACCTTCTTCTCTATCCTCTCCTGGTGGTGGGTCTTTCAGAGGAATGCATCATCTGAGGAAGCTCTCTGGGTGTTATTATGATCAGCGCCATGCTGTGGTTGGCCCATTTAGTTGGGTGTCAAGAGACCCTTCTCTGAGGGCCACTGTTTCCCCTTGCCCTCACTGCGGAGAGATTTTTATGAAGCCTCAGAGTTTGGACACTCACCAGGCACTTACACATGCAggtaaatattaatttgtaaccaatcttctgttttctttttttttttttcatttttttccttaTAGAATTCAAGAAGCCCTTTTAGcgtttttatgtttctttccattttttttaaaaaaatattttttactataactTTTGGTTTAATTATCAGATTGTTAAAATGGATTCtctgatctctctctccctctctctacaAGCAATTATTAGTTATATGGAATAATTGTTGGgcttctttatttcttttttttttttttcctttgggcTTGCTTTTGTCCTGTTGATTCCTCCACAGCTGGATGTGTTGCAAATATATTGTTTTATAATAATTggtctctctccaaaaaaaaattccattttctcacccaaaacaaaaaaaataaaaaaaacaaaaaaaaaaacccattttCCCCCCAAAAAATTGGCAATCTGAAGTAGAAACTTAACCAACTAGTGATTAATTCTTTATGGATCTTACTATTTAATTTGTTGATTACCAACTACCATGTTGATTTTAATTTCAGTCTCAGAATTGGGCCCTGAGGACACCAGCAGGAACATAGTGGAGATCATCTTCCACTCAAGTTGGCTCAAGAAACATGCACAGCCCCCAGTTTGCAGGATAGACAAAGTACTCAAAATCCACAACACCTCCAAAACCACAGCTAAATTTGAGGACTACAGAGAAACCATCAAAACTAAGGCCAACAAGCTGCCCAAGATGTACCCAAGATGTATCGCGGACGGAAACGAACTACTAAGGTTGCATttgcaataaaaattttacgttCTGTTTGAGGAAGGACTGAATGtgattcattcattcattcattctgTTCTTTCAAACTTAGccatcaaatttcaaattattattattttttacgatTTTCTAGAAGAAGTAGTTTGATTTTATGGATTGAAGGGCATTCAAGCTCGACCCccatataaatttgtatatatatataagatgcTCTTTCATAGAATTTTTGTTCATTAATTGCACCACTCACTAACTTAATTGTTAATTTCTTTTCCACTCACTAACTTATTTCCTGATCCTAATGAAATTGTTCAACATGATACACTAATTACTAATCTTTtttcgtcgtcgtcgccgtcgaaAGAACAGGTTTCACTGCACCACTATCGCCTGCTCGTTAGGGCTCGACCGGTCGGCTGTGCTCTGCTTGAACCCAAAGTGCAAACTATGCAGAATCATACGCGGCGGATTCGCACCGGACTCGCTGGGGAGAATAACTACAACAGCGAGCAGCGGGCGGGCGGACGAAACGGTTCGGAGAATGTCGTCGGACGGCGAGCGGAGGGCGATGTTGGTTTGTCGAGTGATCGCGGGGAGAGTGAAGAAGAGCTGTGAATATGATTGTCAAGAGGAATGTGATTCAGTGGTTAGCTCAAGATCATCAGTAGGGGCTTATTCTAACTTAGATGAGCTCCTACTAGTGTTCAATCCTAGTGCTATACTCCCTTGTTTTGTTGTGATATATagtggttaattaattaatagctagctagctagtagagccACTCTTCCAACTAAATGCTTTATCTCCTCAGCATGGTTAGTTACTCTTTAGTTTCTTTCATATGAAGATTTTTTGCTGTTGATCCTAACCATTTACCTTTacaaatgttatatatatatatagctgataATCTtcgtgctattttttttttttcttgatctaactaaattttttttcttctagcGTCAGAAACTGGAATGGAAATATTTCTTCATTAACCTGACGAAGGGTACATATGTATAATGATCAAAGAACAAGTTATAGAATCCATAGGTATGAGAGCTTGTTTGGTCCTGTTAGAATATCTTAAAAATTGCTGTATAAATTAGAGCTATTTGAAGAAGCAGTAGTATACCTGTACAATTGGAGCTTCTCCTTTATGATCCAAAATCTCTTTTCACTTTCCGATATATGGCACAGAATTTTAACATGGTTATTTTGCTTGATGCTTGGCTGCATGCCGCATGCTTCTCAaagtaaaaaagttattttacttAGAAGCCATTTAAATCACGGATCACTAGTTAGGACAAAGTTAAGCAGGGAAAAGAACATAATATCGATCCCTAGTTATGTCACGTcccgtgccccgcctatttAGTCGGGTtcaggcacgccaacagaccgccgaacggacagaattttttctatacgtcctaggcgtcgcaatcaatataatACAAGgagttccaactaggaacagtattcaacatacagattgcataaggaagtatcaaaaatataaaacaactagctattacaagcattcaactcacttgcattcttacatcacattttgcTTAcaatcaacttccaaatacaatcgattattacaagtttgtttcttCCATTtcaaacccctaagctagactaaCTTgaggtaccgctatctctggtctcggtggtagggtgctgctatctacggagctacgccctttcctcccGCCGCTCATGTGTGAAcatgtacccccaaaacaatacgggggtgagaactattgtccatagttcccagtgggtacggccacccaagggagaagCTCAACTCACCaagtccaaggaggcactgcaaccatgttagtccaaaaacatccacagatatatttatcattatgtaattatgcaactaacagatatcatgcctcacaatatgcaatatgaat
Protein-coding regions in this window:
- the LOC109718047 gene encoding uncharacterized protein LOC109718047 isoform X1, producing MLFSSCKHYEIEESKKKKKKKKKKKKQQQQQQQQKKKSIDSAAFLHDQKWGSSGRSCINSSTRSLRTAPDENTTRAASYSSCSPANSAATITTSCSLPSSLSSPGGGSFRGMHHLRKLSGCYYDQRHAVVGPFSWVSRDPSLRATVSPCPHCGEIFMKPQSLDTHQALTHAVSELGPEDTSRNIVEIIFHSSWLKKHAQPPVCRIDKVLKIHNTSKTTAKFEDYRETIKTKANKLPKMYPRCIADGNELLRFHCTTIACSLGLDRSAVLCLNPKCKLCRIIRGGFAPDSLGRITTTASSGRADETVRRMSSDGERRAMLVCRVIAGRVKKSCEYDCQEECDSVVSSRSSVGAYSNLDELLLVFNPSAILPCFVVIYSG
- the LOC109718047 gene encoding uncharacterized protein LOC109718047 isoform X2; the protein is MLFSSCKHYEIEESKKKKKKKKKKKKQQQQQQQQKKKSIDSAAFLHDQKWGSSGRSCINSSTRSLRTAPDENTTRAASYSSCSPANSAATITTSCSLPSSLSSPGGGSFRGMHHLRKLSGCYYDQRHAVVGPFSWVSRDPSLRATVSPCPHCGEIFMKPQSLDTHQALTHAVSELGPEDTSRNIVEIIFHSSWLKKHAQPPVCRIDKVLKIHNTSKTTAKFEDYRETIKTKANKLPKMYPRCIADGNELLRFHCTTIACSLGLDRSAVLCLNPKCKLCRIIRGGFAPDSLGRITTTASSGRADETVRRMSSDGERRAMLVCRVIAGRVKKSCEYDCQEECDSVVSSRSSRQKLEWKYFFINLTKGTYV